The Arthrobacter russicus genome has a segment encoding these proteins:
- a CDS encoding DUF4031 domain-containing protein, which translates to MAVYIDPPTWPAHGTYFSHLVSDQSLAELHRMAADAGLTERAFDRDHYDVPLRRYPDLIRLGAIPVDGRQLTRRLIASGLRIPARQRSESLETALRLRWTSLLPGHDGTGGDLLARWAEPHRHYHSRTHLLGILEAIDLLAPEAPRSVRLAAWFHDAVYRGVAGQDEADSAELAGSLLDGAVPAAELQEVQRLVRLTAGHQPEADDPAGALLCDADLAILGSTPEAYARYLHAVRMDYAAVPDADFAAGRAAVVRRLLSLDPLYRLPAAQDLWLEQARINLNRELAG; encoded by the coding sequence ATGGCCGTCTACATAGATCCGCCGACGTGGCCGGCGCACGGTACCTATTTTTCGCATCTGGTCTCCGATCAGTCGCTGGCCGAGCTGCACCGCATGGCAGCGGATGCCGGCCTCACGGAACGGGCTTTCGACCGGGATCACTACGACGTCCCGCTGCGCCGCTACCCGGACTTGATCCGGCTCGGCGCGATCCCGGTCGACGGCCGGCAACTCACCCGGCGGCTGATCGCGAGCGGCCTGCGGATCCCGGCCCGGCAGCGCAGCGAATCCCTGGAAACCGCACTCCGGCTCCGCTGGACGTCGTTGCTCCCGGGGCACGACGGGACCGGCGGCGATTTGCTCGCACGCTGGGCCGAGCCGCACCGGCACTACCACTCGCGGACCCATCTGCTGGGAATCCTGGAAGCCATCGACCTATTGGCGCCGGAAGCCCCGCGGAGCGTGCGTTTGGCGGCCTGGTTCCACGACGCCGTCTATCGCGGTGTGGCCGGCCAGGACGAGGCAGACTCGGCCGAATTGGCCGGCAGCTTGCTCGACGGCGCCGTGCCGGCTGCGGAACTTCAAGAAGTGCAGCGGCTTGTCCGGCTCACGGCAGGCCACCAACCGGAGGCGGACGACCCGGCCGGAGCACTGCTGTGCGACGCGGATCTGGCCATCCTCGGCTCCACCCCGGAAGCCTATGCCCGCTACCTGCACGCGGTCCGAATGGACTACGCCGCAGTTCCGGATGCCGATTTCGCCGCCGGACGCGCCGCCGTGGTCCGGCGATTGCTGTCCTTGGACCCGTTGTACCGGCTGCCGGCAGCGCAAGATCTTTGGCTGGAACAGGCCCGCATCAATCTGAACCGGGAACTCGCCGGCTGA
- a CDS encoding glycosyltransferase 87 family protein has translation MTLRSPLAKSLITLAALIVAAGLIAWAFWIAPVFGLDFRVYVSGGESVLGGGGDLYSKVYNGLLFTYSPFSALFFSLLALCGSDVGLVIFIALSLAIALLTAVYGVRFVFRQRSVTAVLQHPWLRPAAVVAFGFVVALGPWRETVAFGQINVVLFGLIMADFMINRKRWPTGLLIGIAAGIKLTPLVFGLYFLATGNWRGLRNMALGFVGTIAFGFLVLPKESIAYWLQLLPDTSRIGGAGYVDNLSVKGAILHFFGPDFAVNAPWLIIGILLAAMTFLTVRRSARQGEPMTGIAATALLMLLISPISWSHHWVWVALFFPVLIRNIADLPAQARVLRVTGLGLVLLAVPIFMFSPKTIGALFGSENLNSQIPTVWLMASSVGVFWGLAAVLWWLLASRLKPVRRELPASGAELAQLRQRAD, from the coding sequence GTGACTTTGCGAAGCCCGCTCGCCAAGAGCCTCATCACCTTGGCGGCGCTTATCGTCGCGGCGGGTCTGATCGCTTGGGCCTTCTGGATTGCACCGGTTTTCGGCCTGGATTTCCGGGTCTACGTCTCTGGTGGGGAAAGCGTCCTCGGCGGCGGCGGGGACCTTTACAGCAAGGTCTACAACGGACTGCTCTTCACTTACTCGCCGTTCTCCGCGCTGTTCTTTTCGCTGCTCGCGCTCTGCGGATCCGACGTCGGCCTAGTGATCTTCATCGCATTGTCGTTGGCGATCGCCCTGCTCACCGCGGTCTACGGTGTCCGGTTCGTTTTCCGGCAGCGCAGCGTCACCGCGGTTCTGCAGCATCCTTGGTTGCGGCCGGCCGCAGTCGTGGCCTTCGGCTTCGTGGTGGCGCTGGGGCCTTGGCGGGAGACCGTCGCCTTCGGCCAGATCAATGTCGTGTTGTTCGGCCTGATCATGGCGGACTTCATGATCAACCGGAAGCGTTGGCCCACCGGGTTGCTGATCGGGATCGCCGCTGGAATCAAGCTCACCCCCTTGGTCTTCGGCCTCTATTTCCTGGCCACCGGGAATTGGCGTGGCTTGCGCAATATGGCTTTGGGCTTTGTCGGCACCATCGCTTTCGGATTCCTGGTGCTGCCCAAGGAGTCCATCGCCTATTGGCTTCAGCTGTTGCCGGACACGTCCCGGATCGGTGGCGCGGGATATGTGGACAATTTGTCGGTCAAGGGCGCGATTCTGCATTTCTTCGGCCCTGACTTCGCGGTGAACGCCCCTTGGCTGATCATCGGCATCCTGCTGGCGGCGATGACCTTCCTGACGGTGCGGCGCAGTGCCCGGCAGGGTGAGCCGATGACCGGCATCGCGGCCACCGCGTTGCTGATGCTCTTGATCTCACCGATCAGCTGGTCGCACCACTGGGTCTGGGTTGCCCTCTTCTTCCCGGTTCTGATTCGCAACATCGCCGACTTGCCCGCGCAAGCCCGGGTCCTCCGGGTGACCGGTTTGGGCTTGGTGCTGCTGGCGGTTCCGATTTTCATGTTTTCACCGAAGACCATCGGGGCGCTGTTCGGCTCGGAGAATCTGAACTCGCAGATCCCGACGGTCTGGCTGATGGCTTCCAGCGTCGGCGTCTTCTGGGGCCTGGCAGCCGTGTTGTGGTGGCTGCTGGCTTCCCGGCTGAAGCCCGTGCGACGCGAGCTGCCGGCATCCGGTGCCGAGCTCGCGCAACTGCGACAGCGTGCAGACTGA
- the clpB gene encoding ATP-dependent chaperone ClpB produces MDTKFTTKSQEALSAAAMNASTAGNPQVEPVHMLKALMDQREGVAVALLRAAGVDPDSVSVEASSAIKALPATSGSTVAQAQFSRSGLQVIQAAQQDAEAMGDSFVSTEHLLLGIAAGNDPAAQILRESGASAEALRAALPGVRGDRKVNSADPENTFQALEKYGTDLTEIARSGKLDPVIGRDSEIRRVIQVLSRRTKNNPVLIGEPGVGKTAVVEGLAQRMVAGDVPESLRGKTLISLDLGAMVAGAKYRGEFEERLKAVLEEIKGSDGQIVTFIDEIHTVVGAGASEGAMDAGNMLKPMLARGELRLIGATTLDEYREHVEKDPALERRFQQVYVGEPSVDDTIGILRGLKERYEAHHKVSIADSALVAAAGLSNRYISGRQLPDKAIDLVDEAASRLRMEIDSAPEEIDQLRRSVDRLTMEELALAGETDPASMERLEALRADMADRKEELAGLNARWEAEKAGLNRVGELKAKLDELRSIAEKAQREGDLEQASRILYGEIPGLERELDEAQQAEETLAGDAAQNKPELMVAEEVTADDIAEVISAWTGIPAGRMLQGESQKLLHMEDVLGSRLIGQAKAVETVSDAVRRSRAGISDPDRPTGSFLFLGPTGVGKTELAKALADFLFDDERALVRIDMSEYSEKHSVSRLVGAPPGYVGYDEGGQLTEAVRRRPYSVILLDEVEKAHPEVFDILLQVLDDGRLTDGQGRTVDFRNVILVLTSNLGSQFLVDPLLDEKQKRDSVMAVVNASFKPEFLNRLDDIVMFEALTVEELSKIVDLQVQALAARLQGRRLTLEVTDGARAWLAMTGFDPAYGARPLRRLVQREIGDRLARALLSGEIADGDAVLVDTAADVDELEAGGSGAGLTVRKA; encoded by the coding sequence GTGGACACGAAATTCACTACCAAGAGCCAGGAGGCTCTTTCTGCCGCGGCGATGAACGCCTCGACCGCCGGAAATCCGCAGGTTGAACCGGTGCACATGCTCAAGGCGTTGATGGACCAACGCGAAGGCGTGGCCGTGGCATTGCTCAGAGCCGCCGGGGTGGACCCGGATTCGGTGAGCGTCGAAGCATCGAGCGCGATCAAAGCCCTGCCGGCGACTTCCGGGAGCACGGTGGCCCAGGCCCAGTTCTCCCGCTCCGGCCTCCAGGTCATCCAGGCTGCGCAGCAGGACGCCGAAGCAATGGGGGACAGCTTTGTCTCCACCGAGCACCTGCTGCTCGGAATCGCTGCCGGGAATGATCCGGCAGCCCAAATCCTGCGTGAATCCGGTGCCTCGGCTGAGGCATTGCGCGCTGCGCTGCCCGGAGTCCGCGGCGATCGCAAGGTCAATTCGGCGGATCCGGAAAACACTTTCCAGGCCTTGGAGAAGTACGGCACCGATCTGACTGAAATCGCCCGTTCCGGCAAGCTCGATCCGGTGATCGGACGCGATTCCGAAATTCGCCGGGTGATCCAGGTGCTGAGCCGGCGCACGAAGAACAACCCGGTGCTCATCGGCGAGCCCGGCGTGGGCAAGACCGCCGTCGTCGAGGGCCTGGCGCAGCGCATGGTCGCCGGCGACGTGCCGGAGAGCCTGCGCGGGAAGACCCTGATCAGCTTGGACCTCGGCGCCATGGTGGCCGGAGCCAAGTACCGGGGCGAGTTCGAGGAGCGGCTCAAGGCGGTGCTGGAAGAGATCAAGGGCTCGGACGGGCAGATCGTGACCTTCATCGACGAGATCCACACTGTGGTGGGCGCCGGTGCTTCGGAAGGCGCCATGGATGCCGGCAATATGCTCAAACCGATGCTCGCCCGCGGTGAACTGCGCCTGATCGGTGCGACCACGCTGGACGAATACCGCGAGCATGTGGAAAAGGATCCGGCGCTGGAGCGCCGGTTCCAGCAGGTTTATGTCGGCGAACCGAGCGTGGACGACACCATCGGCATTCTGCGCGGCTTGAAGGAACGCTACGAGGCGCACCACAAGGTCTCGATTGCGGATTCGGCCCTGGTGGCCGCCGCGGGTTTGTCGAACCGCTACATTTCCGGTCGGCAGTTGCCGGACAAGGCCATCGACCTGGTCGACGAAGCGGCCTCCCGGCTGCGCATGGAAATCGATTCGGCGCCGGAGGAGATCGACCAATTGCGGCGTTCGGTGGATCGGCTGACCATGGAGGAGCTCGCCCTGGCCGGGGAAACCGATCCGGCATCGATGGAGCGGCTCGAGGCATTGCGTGCCGACATGGCCGACCGCAAGGAAGAGCTTGCGGGGTTGAATGCGCGCTGGGAAGCGGAGAAGGCCGGGCTCAACCGGGTGGGCGAACTGAAAGCCAAACTGGACGAACTCCGCTCGATTGCGGAGAAGGCCCAACGCGAAGGCGATCTGGAGCAGGCTTCACGGATCCTGTACGGAGAGATTCCGGGCCTGGAGCGGGAACTCGATGAGGCGCAGCAGGCCGAAGAGACGCTCGCCGGGGACGCCGCGCAGAACAAACCCGAGCTGATGGTTGCCGAAGAAGTGACCGCGGACGACATTGCGGAAGTGATTTCGGCCTGGACCGGAATTCCGGCCGGCCGGATGCTGCAGGGCGAAAGCCAGAAGCTGCTGCACATGGAAGACGTGCTGGGCTCCCGGTTGATCGGCCAGGCCAAGGCCGTGGAAACCGTTTCCGATGCGGTGCGCCGATCCAGGGCCGGGATTTCCGACCCGGACCGGCCCACCGGCTCGTTCCTGTTCCTCGGCCCCACCGGGGTGGGCAAAACCGAATTGGCCAAAGCTTTGGCCGACTTCTTGTTCGACGACGAGCGGGCGCTGGTCCGGATCGACATGAGCGAATACTCGGAGAAGCACTCGGTTTCCCGACTGGTCGGGGCCCCGCCAGGGTATGTCGGCTATGACGAAGGCGGGCAGCTGACCGAAGCCGTGCGCCGTCGGCCGTACTCGGTGATCTTGCTGGACGAAGTCGAAAAAGCGCACCCGGAAGTCTTCGACATCCTGTTGCAGGTGCTCGACGACGGCCGGCTCACTGATGGGCAGGGGCGTACCGTCGATTTCCGCAACGTGATTTTGGTGCTCACCTCGAACCTGGGCTCGCAATTCCTGGTCGATCCGTTGTTGGACGAGAAACAGAAGCGCGATTCGGTGATGGCGGTGGTGAATGCTTCGTTCAAGCCGGAGTTCCTCAACCGGCTCGACGACATCGTGATGTTCGAGGCCTTGACCGTCGAGGAATTGTCCAAGATCGTGGACTTGCAGGTCCAGGCCTTGGCGGCCCGGCTGCAGGGCCGGCGACTGACCTTGGAGGTGACCGACGGAGCCAGGGCGTGGCTCGCGATGACCGGTTTCGATCCGGCGTACGGAGCCCGCCCGCTGCGCCGGCTGGTGCAGCGTGAAATCGGCGACCGCTTGGCCCGGGCTTTGCTTTCCGGAGAGATCGCCGACGGCGATGCGGTCCTGGTGGACACTGCAGCCGACGTCGACGAGTTGGAAGCCGGTGGCTCCGGAGCCGGACTCACCGTCCGGAAAGCCTGA
- a CDS encoding septum formation family protein has product MSDQENNPKDGVPGTEPNLPEPTLDDAAISPEAAENASLEAAEAEAARVEAEAQATVSEPLGTAPAAPGPADSGPTDSVPVASTPAESSWLNDGNDSNSWDDAFDSIGAAEAPVPMADAAAPVPTADSPVPDPQAADSRVPASADRQPEPLPEAEPSGVAPARDAEAAEPTTDPAANGPLPAADPQPAAEPQPPTGWAAPAAAQPPTPNQPWGSAAPAAAPYGAPPGFPSAQPASAGQPGPNPAPPYGAPQNNPQDSAWPQQPGGPQGGYGPNGPQGPGGPFAPAGGQPKSNAKLWIFVSGAVVVLALIALLIWLLMGLLKGNDSAANTGTTASSTSDAATPQSSGADGSVIQANVSPTNWKVGDCIKGYVDINTRADVVSCSTGHSGQLIGTFSYGSGDSFPGEEALRNKGDDYCAGIELTASASNYDIRQQFGYPTESTWNKGDRRIDCIAYTKGGEIIKENLIK; this is encoded by the coding sequence ATGAGCGACCAGGAAAACAACCCGAAGGACGGCGTGCCCGGCACGGAGCCGAATCTTCCGGAACCGACGCTCGACGACGCCGCGATCAGCCCGGAGGCGGCTGAAAATGCTTCCTTGGAAGCGGCCGAAGCGGAAGCAGCCCGGGTTGAAGCCGAAGCCCAGGCCACGGTTTCGGAACCCCTGGGTACGGCACCGGCGGCTCCCGGACCGGCGGATTCGGGACCGACGGATTCCGTTCCGGTTGCGAGCACGCCGGCCGAATCCTCCTGGCTGAACGACGGCAACGATTCGAACAGCTGGGACGACGCCTTCGACTCGATCGGGGCCGCGGAGGCTCCGGTTCCGATGGCGGACGCAGCAGCTCCGGTTCCGACGGCGGATTCCCCGGTTCCAGATCCCCAGGCCGCAGATTCCCGGGTCCCGGCAAGCGCCGACAGACAACCGGAACCTTTGCCCGAAGCCGAGCCATCGGGCGTGGCACCGGCCCGCGACGCAGAAGCGGCAGAACCGACCACTGATCCTGCGGCCAACGGCCCGCTTCCAGCCGCCGACCCGCAACCGGCCGCCGAGCCGCAACCGCCAACCGGCTGGGCCGCGCCCGCCGCGGCCCAGCCGCCGACGCCGAACCAACCGTGGGGCTCGGCCGCTCCGGCCGCCGCACCCTACGGCGCCCCACCAGGCTTCCCGTCGGCGCAACCGGCGTCCGCGGGCCAACCGGGGCCGAACCCCGCACCGCCGTACGGCGCCCCGCAGAACAACCCGCAGGACTCCGCCTGGCCGCAACAGCCTGGCGGCCCCCAAGGCGGTTACGGTCCGAACGGCCCACAAGGGCCCGGCGGACCCTTCGCCCCGGCGGGCGGGCAACCCAAAAGCAACGCCAAGCTGTGGATCTTCGTCTCTGGTGCAGTAGTGGTCTTGGCGCTCATTGCGTTGCTGATTTGGCTCCTGATGGGCTTGCTGAAAGGCAATGACTCGGCGGCCAACACCGGCACCACGGCCAGTTCGACGTCGGACGCAGCCACGCCGCAGTCCAGCGGAGCCGACGGCTCGGTGATCCAGGCGAACGTCAGCCCCACCAATTGGAAGGTCGGCGACTGCATCAAAGGTTACGTCGACATCAATACCCGGGCCGACGTGGTCAGCTGCAGCACCGGGCATTCCGGCCAGCTGATCGGCACCTTCAGCTACGGCAGCGGCGACAGCTTCCCCGGCGAAGAAGCGCTCCGGAACAAAGGCGACGACTATTGCGCCGGCATCGAATTGACCGCCTCGGCGAGCAACTACGACATCCGGCAGCAATTCGGCTACCCGACCGAATCGACCTGGAACAAGGGCGATCGCCGGATCGATTGCATCGCCTACACCAAGGGCGGCGAAATCATCAAGGAAAACCTGATCAAGTAG
- a CDS encoding DUF3073 domain-containing protein, producing the protein MGRGRQKAKATKQARDMKYYSPSTDYSALERELSHPSSPASTRFSEVPPEPDYSGYEDKYADEPEDGDEDAVDSRRIG; encoded by the coding sequence ATGGGGCGCGGCCGTCAAAAGGCAAAAGCTACTAAACAGGCTCGGGACATGAAGTACTACTCCCCGAGCACTGATTACTCTGCGCTGGAACGCGAGCTCTCGCATCCGTCCAGCCCTGCCTCCACACGCTTCTCGGAAGTGCCGCCGGAGCCGGATTATTCCGGTTACGAAGACAAGTATGCGGATGAACCCGAGGACGGCGACGAGGATGCTGTAGATAGCCGACGGATCGGTTAG
- a CDS encoding VOC family protein, whose product MSIVQSYKPGTPCWLDLSSSNPAAAKEFYRALFGWEFVDMPIGPGMTYSMAKFKGEWVCGMMAQMPEQAQAGLPSFWAVYIAVDDADAAAAAIESAGGKVLMPVDDVPNGSGRMVVAVDPGGANVGFWQALNHHGTGIVNEVGTVVWHELTVADVPAVLPFYQAVAGMAAETSPMGEVGEYTRFLVDGESVAGAMQAQPGMPNAWTAYLAVENCDAALARIPELGGSVLSPAFDIPFGRMAVVADPAGAVFCVMDLAENPGA is encoded by the coding sequence ATGAGCATCGTGCAGAGCTACAAACCGGGCACGCCGTGTTGGCTTGATCTGTCCAGTTCGAATCCGGCTGCCGCCAAGGAGTTCTACCGGGCACTGTTCGGCTGGGAGTTCGTGGACATGCCGATCGGTCCCGGAATGACCTATTCGATGGCGAAGTTCAAGGGCGAATGGGTCTGCGGGATGATGGCGCAGATGCCAGAACAAGCGCAGGCCGGATTGCCGTCGTTCTGGGCGGTGTACATTGCGGTCGACGATGCGGATGCGGCAGCCGCCGCGATCGAATCGGCTGGCGGCAAAGTCTTGATGCCGGTCGACGACGTGCCCAATGGATCCGGGCGGATGGTCGTGGCGGTGGACCCGGGTGGGGCCAACGTGGGCTTCTGGCAGGCTTTGAACCATCACGGAACCGGAATCGTCAATGAAGTGGGTACCGTGGTCTGGCACGAACTCACGGTGGCGGACGTGCCCGCGGTGTTGCCTTTTTACCAAGCCGTGGCTGGCATGGCGGCCGAAACCTCGCCGATGGGCGAGGTCGGCGAATACACCAGGTTCCTAGTGGACGGGGAGTCGGTGGCCGGTGCAATGCAGGCGCAGCCCGGCATGCCGAATGCCTGGACCGCTTACCTCGCGGTCGAGAATTGCGATGCGGCATTGGCACGGATTCCGGAACTCGGCGGCTCCGTCCTCTCGCCGGCATTCGATATCCCGTTCGGACGGATGGCCGTCGTGGCCGATCCGGCCGGGGCGGTTTTCTGCGTGATGGACCTGGCGGAGAACCCGGGGGCGTAG
- a CDS encoding type IV toxin-antitoxin system AbiEi family antitoxin domain-containing protein, whose amino-acid sequence MADPVAVLNRMAGCGRWRDLLLAGVPESALRRAVESGAVVRHGSGVYALPGTSRQRIAVYRAAGVPACLNAAQDRGWWILQPPTTPHIAVDHGRPVPEVVKHRSRLPLSALDIVLQVLHCAPELDALVVLCSAIRTKEVSIQEVAQRLCGQRSAKARSILQRFDPHSESVLEVAARFQLENAGFIVASQVYLPGLGRMDQLIDGVLALELMGKEFHLSAAAFEEDLRRFNQYTVSGVPVLRVGYAQVIYRPAEFIALVRQALATISATGSH is encoded by the coding sequence ATGGCTGATCCGGTAGCAGTGCTCAATCGGATGGCCGGATGCGGCCGGTGGCGAGATCTGCTGCTTGCCGGAGTGCCGGAGAGTGCCCTGCGTCGCGCGGTTGAATCCGGCGCTGTGGTCCGGCATGGCTCCGGCGTCTACGCCTTGCCCGGCACCAGCCGACAGCGCATCGCGGTATACCGGGCCGCGGGTGTACCGGCCTGTCTGAATGCCGCGCAGGACCGAGGTTGGTGGATCTTGCAGCCGCCGACCACCCCGCATATCGCCGTCGACCATGGTCGCCCGGTGCCCGAGGTCGTCAAGCACCGGTCCAGATTGCCGTTGTCCGCACTCGACATCGTGCTGCAGGTTCTGCACTGCGCACCCGAGCTCGATGCTCTGGTCGTGCTGTGCTCCGCAATCCGCACAAAAGAGGTCAGCATTCAGGAAGTTGCCCAGCGGCTCTGCGGTCAACGCTCGGCAAAAGCCCGCTCAATTCTGCAAAGGTTCGATCCGCACTCCGAGTCGGTGCTCGAAGTCGCAGCCCGCTTTCAGCTGGAAAATGCCGGCTTCATCGTTGCCTCGCAGGTCTATCTGCCCGGGCTGGGACGGATGGACCAACTCATCGACGGGGTCCTGGCCTTGGAACTCATGGGTAAAGAGTTTCACCTAAGCGCGGCGGCTTTTGAAGAGGACCTCCGCCGGTTCAACCAATACACGGTCTCCGGCGTCCCGGTGTTGCGGGTCGGCTACGCCCAAGTGATCTACCGGCCAGCCGAGTTCATCGCTCTGGTCCGCCAAGCCCTGGCTACGATTTCCGCGACTGGGTCCCACTGA
- the purM gene encoding phosphoribosylformylglycinamidine cyclo-ligase, with the protein MSEAITYASAGVDVEAGDKAVELMKEAVKATHGAQVLGGVGGFAGLYDVSKLLSYRQPLLATSTDGVGTKVAIAQAMDIHDTIGFDLVGMVVDDIVVVGAEPLYMTDYIACGKVVPERIADIVRGIAAACQQAGTALVGGETAEHPGLLGEGEYDVAGAATGVVEAGKLLGPDRVRDGDVVVAMASSGLHSNGYSLVRRVINHAGWALDRQVSELGRTLGEELLVPTRVYAADCLDLARTFDVDAELAVHGFSHVTGGGLAANLARVLPQGLTATVERSSWELPAIFKLVSELGNVPLADLERTLNLGVGMVAIVSPQAADAVVEHLNNRGLPAWVMGTVSASDNGPKDGPDYVQGAKGVDGGAVRMVGNYA; encoded by the coding sequence ATGAGCGAAGCGATCACCTACGCCAGCGCCGGAGTCGACGTCGAGGCTGGCGACAAGGCCGTCGAACTCATGAAGGAGGCCGTGAAAGCCACCCACGGCGCTCAGGTCTTGGGCGGCGTCGGTGGCTTCGCCGGACTCTACGACGTCAGCAAACTGCTCAGCTACCGGCAACCGCTGCTGGCTACTTCGACGGACGGCGTGGGCACCAAAGTCGCAATCGCCCAGGCCATGGACATCCACGACACGATCGGCTTCGATCTCGTGGGCATGGTCGTAGACGACATCGTGGTGGTGGGCGCCGAGCCGCTCTATATGACCGATTACATCGCCTGCGGCAAAGTGGTTCCGGAACGGATCGCGGACATCGTACGCGGCATCGCGGCAGCCTGCCAACAGGCCGGCACCGCGCTGGTCGGCGGCGAAACCGCAGAGCACCCGGGGTTGCTCGGCGAGGGCGAGTACGACGTGGCCGGCGCGGCGACCGGTGTGGTCGAAGCCGGCAAGCTCCTGGGACCGGACCGGGTCCGCGACGGCGATGTGGTGGTCGCGATGGCTTCCTCCGGCCTGCACTCCAATGGCTACTCGCTGGTGCGCCGGGTGATCAATCATGCCGGCTGGGCTTTGGACCGCCAAGTGAGCGAGCTGGGCCGGACTCTAGGCGAGGAATTGCTGGTACCGACCCGGGTCTACGCTGCTGACTGCTTGGACTTGGCGCGCACTTTCGACGTCGACGCGGAGCTGGCGGTGCACGGCTTCAGCCACGTCACCGGCGGCGGTTTGGCCGCGAATCTGGCCCGGGTACTGCCGCAAGGACTCACCGCCACGGTGGAGCGGTCCAGCTGGGAACTGCCAGCGATCTTCAAGCTGGTTTCCGAACTGGGCAATGTGCCGCTGGCCGACTTGGAGCGCACGCTGAACCTCGGCGTGGGCATGGTGGCGATCGTGAGCCCGCAGGCCGCCGACGCCGTCGTGGAGCATTTGAACAACCGGGGTTTGCCGGCTTGGGTGATGGGCACGGTCAGTGCCTCCGACAACGGCCCCAAAGACGGTCCGGACTACGTCCAGGGTGCGAAGGGCGTCGACGGCGGTGCTGTGCGCATGGTCGGCAACTACGCCTGA
- the purF gene encoding amidophosphoribosyltransferase, which translates to MARGDGKLSHDLLPGEKGPQDACGVFGVWAPGEEVAKLTYYGLYALQHRGQESAGIATSDGDRINVYKDMGLVSQVFDESTLNTLKGHIAVGHCRYSTTGSSTWANAQPTLGATRTGTVALAHNGNLTNTAELFELVMERYGRPKVGEMAQGNTSDTALVTTLLQGSGKDSLETTAMDLLPRIKGAFCFVFMEEGTLYAARDAHGVRPLVLGRLERGWVVASESAALATVGASFIREIEPGEFIAIDHDGVRSQRFAPAKAAGCVFEYVYLARPDATIAGRSVYESRVEMGRQLARENKFDADIVIPVPESGTPAAVGYAEESGIPFAHGFVKNAYVGRTFIQPSETLRQLGIRLKLNALESVIRGKRLVVVDDSIVRGNTQRAVVRMLREAGAAEVHVKISSPPVRWPCFYGIDFASRAELIANGAAIEEIAKSIGADSLAYISEDGMIAATEQPRERLCTACFTGQYPIELPAADRLGKNLLERAAAPQPDGSHPGANGCDPGPGAELEKLLNEADPHGAARRQENRTEKV; encoded by the coding sequence GTGGCACGCGGCGACGGTAAACTTTCCCACGATCTTCTCCCTGGCGAAAAAGGCCCCCAAGATGCATGTGGCGTCTTCGGTGTCTGGGCCCCCGGCGAGGAAGTAGCGAAACTGACCTATTACGGTCTGTACGCGCTTCAGCACCGAGGCCAAGAATCAGCTGGCATTGCCACCAGCGACGGCGACCGGATCAACGTCTACAAAGACATGGGTCTGGTTTCCCAAGTCTTCGACGAATCCACGCTCAACACGCTCAAAGGGCACATCGCCGTCGGGCATTGCCGGTATTCGACCACCGGCTCCTCCACTTGGGCGAATGCCCAGCCCACCCTCGGCGCCACCCGCACCGGGACGGTGGCCCTGGCGCACAACGGCAACCTGACCAATACCGCCGAACTCTTCGAACTGGTCATGGAGCGCTACGGCCGGCCCAAAGTCGGTGAAATGGCGCAGGGCAACACCTCGGACACCGCGTTGGTCACCACCTTGCTGCAGGGCAGCGGCAAAGACAGCCTGGAAACCACCGCGATGGACTTGTTGCCGCGGATCAAGGGCGCATTCTGCTTCGTCTTCATGGAAGAAGGCACGTTGTACGCCGCCCGGGACGCGCACGGCGTCCGCCCCCTGGTGTTGGGCCGGTTGGAACGCGGTTGGGTCGTGGCCTCCGAGTCGGCGGCACTGGCCACGGTCGGGGCCAGCTTCATCCGGGAAATCGAACCCGGCGAATTCATCGCGATCGACCACGACGGCGTACGCAGCCAGCGGTTCGCGCCGGCCAAAGCCGCCGGTTGCGTCTTCGAGTACGTCTACCTGGCCCGCCCGGATGCCACCATCGCCGGCCGTTCGGTTTACGAATCCCGGGTCGAAATGGGCCGTCAGCTGGCCCGGGAGAACAAATTCGACGCGGACATCGTGATTCCGGTGCCGGAATCCGGAACCCCGGCCGCCGTGGGTTACGCCGAGGAATCCGGCATCCCGTTCGCGCACGGCTTCGTGAAGAACGCCTATGTGGGCCGGACCTTCATCCAGCCCTCCGAAACCTTGCGGCAACTGGGCATCCGGCTCAAGCTGAATGCTTTGGAGTCGGTGATCCGGGGCAAGCGCCTAGTGGTCGTGGACGATTCGATCGTCCGCGGCAACACGCAACGGGCCGTGGTGCGGATGCTGCGCGAAGCCGGGGCCGCCGAGGTCCACGTGAAGATCTCTTCGCCGCCGGTGCGCTGGCCATGCTTCTACGGCATCGACTTCGCCTCGCGCGCCGAGCTGATCGCCAATGGCGCAGCCATCGAGGAGATCGCCAAGTCGATCGGCGCGGATTCCCTGGCTTACATCTCCGAGGACGGCATGATCGCCGCGACCGAGCAGCCCCGGGAGCGGCTCTGCACCGCCTGCTTCACCGGGCAGTACCCGATCGAGCTGCCCGCTGCGGACCGCTTGGGCAAGAACCTCTTGGAACGCGCCGCTGCGCCGCAGCCGGACGGCTCGCATCCCGGTGCCAATGGCTGCGACCCGGGCCCGGGTGCCGAACTGGAAAAATTGCTGAATGAAGCGGACCCGCACGGGGCGGCCCGCCGACAAGAAAACAGGACCGAAAAAGTATGA